A window of Zingiber officinale cultivar Zhangliang chromosome 5A, Zo_v1.1, whole genome shotgun sequence contains these coding sequences:
- the LOC121980214 gene encoding V-type proton ATPase subunit E-like, whose protein sequence is MNDADVSKQIQQMVRFIRQEAEEKANEISISAEEEFNIEKLQLVEAEKKKIRQEYERKEKQVEIRKKIEYSMQLNASRIKVLQAQDDLVISMKEAAAKELLTVSHHHIFNITHHDHVYKHLLKDLIVQSLLRLKEPAVLLRCRKEDHHLVESVLESAKEKYAAKEGVHPPNIVVDTNVYLPPPPSHHNVHGLHCSGGVVLASIDGKIVCENTLDARLDVAFRKKLPEIRKRLYGQTAA, encoded by the exons ATGAACGACGCCGATGTCTCCAAGCAGATCCAGCAGATGGTGCGTTTCATCCGCCAGGAGGCGGAAGAGAAGGCCAACGAGATCTCCATCTCCGCCGAAGAG GAATTTAACATTGAGAAGTTACAACTTGTTGAAGCCGAAAAGAAGAAGATCAGACAAGAATATGAACGTAAAGAGAAGCAGGTCGAAATTCGTAAGAAAAT TGAATACTCAATGCAGCTGAATGCATCCCGTATTAAAGTTCTTCAAGCTCAAGATGATTTAGTCATCTCCATGAAAGAGGCTGCTGCAAAGGAGCTCCTGACTGTCAGCCATCATCACATCTTCAATATTACCCATCATGATCATGTATACAAACACCTATTGAAGGATCTCATTGTTCAG AGCTTGCTCAGATTGAAAGAACCAGCTGTTTTGTTGCGTTGTCGGAAAGAAGATCATCATCTTGTGGAGTCAGTTTTGGAGTCAGCAAAAGAAAAATATGCAGCTAAAGAAGGTGTTCACCCACCAAATATTGTTGTAGACACTAATGTCTACCTACCGCCTCCTCCTAGTCACCATAATGTTCACGGCCTCCATTG CTCTGGCGGTGTTGTATTGGCTTCTATAGATGGGAAGATTGTTTGTGAAAATACACTCGATGCAAGACTAGATGTTGCTTTCCGCAAGAAATTGCCCGAG ATAAGGAAGCGTCTCTACGGCCAGACTGCTGCTTAA